The following proteins are encoded in a genomic region of Magnolia sinica isolate HGM2019 chromosome 1, MsV1, whole genome shotgun sequence:
- the LOC131239434 gene encoding cytochrome P450 71A1-like, whose product MAIFPSLLLLVVAIVLLILATSNGGRRRNKSNQPPSPSKLPIIGNLHQLGGPSSLLHRSLQSLSNKHGPLMLLHMGNIPTLVVSSAEMAEEILKTHDLVFASRPLPCPNAARELIYGGTDLAFSPYGEYWRQVRKICVVELLSGKRVQSFAFIMEEEVGSMIKEIKGSSSVFAVNLTDMFLYLSSGIISRVAFGKKYIGGENGENRFMDLARELEVLLGSFCVGDYFPSFGWIDVLSGLDARLKRVSKGMDDFLDQVIDDHLIRTNANKDGNDDEHNDLVDVLLHLQKDTNADVHLTKDNLKAIILDMFVGGTDTSSVTLEWAMAELTKNPHVMEKAQAEVRRVVGRKAKVEEDDIAQMDYLKSIIKETLRLHPPLPLLVPHESTRSTTLQGYHITAKTRVLINAWAIGRDPKSWENADEFLPERFSNNPIHFKGQDFQLIPFGAGRRICPGMSFGILTVELALANLLYWFDWDLPGGAKKDDIDMSEAMGIVVHKKFPLHLVPKYH is encoded by the exons ATGGCTATTTTTCCATCTCTTCTCCTCTTGGTTGTAGCCATTGTTCTTCTAATCTTGGCTACTTCCAATGGAGGTCGAAGAAGGAATAAGTCTAACCAACCTCCTTCTCCATCCAAGCTTCCGATCATTGGCAACCTTCACCAGCTAGGTGGGCCTAGTTCCCTTCTGCACCGTTCACTACAGTCGCTCTCGAACAAACACGGCCCGCTAATGCTTCTCCACATGGGGAACATTCCAACTCTCGTAGTTTCATCAGCAGAGATGGCTGAAGAGATCTTGAAAACCCATGATCTTGTTTTTGCAAGCCGGCCTTTGCCTTGTCCGAACGCAGCCAGGGAGCTTATTTACGGCGGCACCGACTTGGCCTTTTCACCCTATGGGGAGTACTGGAGGCAAGTAAGGAAAATCTGTGTCGTCGAGCTTTTGAGTGGTAAGAGAGTCCAGTCATTCGCGTTTATTATGGAAGAAGAAGTTGGGAGTATGATCAAGGAGATTAAAGGTTCAAGTTCGGTCTTTGCCGTTAATCTGACCGATATGTTTCTCTACCTATCTAGCGGCATAATCTCAAGAGTTGCTTTTGGGAAGAAGTATATTGGAGGAGAGAATGGGGAGAATAGATTCATGGATCTAGCCAGGGAATTGGAAGTTCTTTTGGGATCTTTTTGCGTAGGAGATTATTTTCCATCATTCGGATGGATTGATGTTCTGAGCGGCTTGGATGCGAGATTGAAGAGAGTTTCTAAAGGCATGGATGATTTTCTTGATCAAGTGATTGACGACCATCTCATTCGCACGAATGCCAACAAGGATGGAAACGACGATGAGCATAACGACCTTGTGGATGTATTACTCCACCTTCAAAAGGATACCAATGCCGACGTCCATCTCACCAAAGATAACTTAAAAGCCATCAtcttg gACATGTTCGTTGGAGGAACCGACACCTCATCGGTCACCTTGGAATGGGCCATGGCGGAGCTCACAAAGAATCCACATGTGATGGAAAAAGCTCAAGCAGAAGTAAGAAGAGTGGTAGGAAGAAAAGCAAAGGTGGAAGAGGACGACATTGCTCAGATGGACTACTTGAAATCCATAATCAAGGAGACACTAAGATTACACCCTCCATTACCCTTGTTAGTTCCACATGAATCCACAAGAAGCACGACACTACAAGGCTATCATATCACTGCAAAAACAAGGGTCTTGATCAATGCATGGGCCATTGGAAGGGACCCCAAATCATGGGAAAATGCTGATGAGTTTCTTCCTGAGAGATTTTCTAACAACCCAATTCATTTCAAAGGTCAGGATTTTCAATTAATACCATTTGGGGCTGGGAGGAGGATTTGCCCTGGAATGTCATTTGGCATCCTCACTGTGGAACTTGCTCTTGCCAACCTTCTATATTGGTTTGATTGGGACTTGCCTGGTGGCGCAAAAAAGGATGATATAGACATGAGTGAAGCTATGGGAATTGTTGTCCACAAGaaatttcctcttcatctagttccaaaatatcac